Part of the Macrobrachium nipponense isolate FS-2020 chromosome 49, ASM1510439v2, whole genome shotgun sequence genome, GGTTTGTTTTCTGTATGTCTGTATTTAGTGTGGGTTCTAAGaaaggtatgtgtatatatatatatatatcatatatatatatatatatatatatatatatatatatatatatatatatataataactcgaAATATTATGCaggaaacataagaaaaaatctaaaaagaaaaaatataactatcctcacaattcttctctctctctctctctctctctctctctctctctctccctctctctctcaaccccacAACTGCTCTTTTGAAGGCCTCGCTGTATGGAGGGTCGAGACGCAGCCTATCAAGTTATAATCGCcactcgccttctctctctctctctctctctctctctctctctctcaatctgttcCTCTGTCTTCGTCAATTATTCCTCGCCTTCCTTACCTATTCTTCCTCCTTCCTGATGCGTCTTCTGCATCTCCTTAGTCCCCTTTctactcctccacctcctcctcctaaaCCTCCACCTACTTCTAGAGACGATaggaagaaggggaagggggaaaggaaaGCTCCTCAAACCACTTCTCGggacaaagaaaacaaaagaactcACAATGCCTCCTCTCTTACTAAACCTCCTTCCTACTCTCATCCCCCCTCGACGCctttcctctccctccctcctcctatgcCCCCTCatactcccccacccccacccttccTCCTCATTCTACagacccctcccccatcccccctcccccatcccagaACCCCCATCATTCTTGGATTCCTCTGCGTGTCCCTTCGCTCAGATTCATCGTAAGTACACACGTAAGCCCGCCCACGTGCACTCTCTTACCCACCTGGCCCGATGGATAATGTCAGAtctattcattttctatttttttctttttttctgtctttctcttttttccttacgATTTCCTTTGGGTTTCTGGTCCTGTTTTATCAGGCCATCCTTCCTGCTCGTTGATGGATTACCTTTTATTTTGGGCTTTGTTGATTTCAGGgccaaatgaaattatatttgggGAACTTAAAAAATTCAGGTCTAACTTCCACTTTCTCAAATGAAAGTATCGGTAACGTTTCTTCGTTTTGAAGTAAAAGaactatatattactttatatgattgattgctttatatttatttagtctgGTAATTCTATGAACACCAGTAtattctataaattttttttatcaatatctgACTAGCAATGTTTTTTGCTATATACACTTTGTTCCTTTaattaaattagtatatatatatatatatatatagatatatatatatatatatatatatatatatacctatatatatatatatatatatatatatatatatatatatatatgttagcccCCCCCTTATtacctaaactacacaaactgggaactcttacctgttgccaacggtgccctgtctgtaagatgtcacgaggcttattaagactggtgcgtaaatataaaaaatatcatttatttcccaaagcaattggttataacaaagaacaaaatgattaacaagtcataatggcataaacacccaagctaccccataaagaaaccaataagataacattctaccctccggactaaggttacaactctcaaaccccaaaaagtcacattgtctaatattagtcagttagagaatcccgttcctaatcaaccatggaatcggacccatctgtaataaagataatagttatatgcacaccccacgtcactcttttcaaagtatttacgtaaagagaatatttccacacttctctctcttttccaaaggtaacagttttttctaagttttttatagaacgtgtcttaccttttcgatgggcgttttctcccgcaCTTGGAGCAaccactttttctctcttttgcacaaagaatgcgtcttccacaagtaccctgaaccagtaggcctgtgatacgcgtacaaacgaaacatattattagccattccccctcttttcacctctttagatatataattattatatttatatatataatatatatatatatatatatatatatatatatatatatatatatatatatatacacacaattgtgAATGGGCTTGATTTGTGATTCAACACGTTATATATACCAAGTAATTGTaagtatctctctttctctctctctctctctccatctccgctctctctctctctctctctctctcttgcaacgaAATTATTTTTAAGGCTATAAAGTTTCCTGAGTtacttagtaataataataataataataataataataataataataataataataataataataataataataatatctctctctctctttcaactaaattatttttaaggCTATAAAGTTTCCTACGTTACTTAatggactaataataataataataataataatatattggaaggagaccctctttcaaacaagttttattgaaagatattgctgcatcagctatttacaagttgaatgcagctgatgcagcaatatctttcaatataaaataataatataataatatgatgataatgataatataataataaattaactaataataataattaataataataataataataataataataaaataataaaataaaaataataattaattaaattattattattattattattatgattactattattattattattattatttattatgattattaattttatttattattattattattattattattattattattaccataatttcctcagtctactcagctgtaaatgagtacctatccctgatggggtatggtccagctatgggttaaatagcaaaactcagcaatgatggaaagaaatgaaggaataaacgacaacgacgtaaatggaacctctggcaacaaaggagcttcgtccggcagccaggttgtgatggtaattgcttcatagcaaaggaagataaaggaaaggagaacgcattttcgagaagtttggcagtaaggaggttttcgcagcccgtgttggaggcgtcttttcctcgcggctgttctagaatcggcaggagtgttgtggatctcgtcgggacgtgagaaacgccgcgatttctgatgcaatacctcgtctagattcatctaagaagttctagaaatccctggagtcggtgacgttcgccgtaggctccgccgccagagtgccgtataaatacgacgaacgaactttggagagcagtgatcgtagaaggaagagatcgtaaaagagagagatcaccagttagtcacagagccacagatcagattatcagtgagagatcagcagcagtgatcgtcagagagaaacTAGAGACGGAGGAAccaacgaagtatcaatcaaaagaagagttgttcgagagttggttggatattggtctagtcgtcttcaggtgtggacggccgagttgtctctacgttgaacagactttggagaagaaaaggggggaatTTCCTGCCTTACGATTAGACTAGTtactgcaatacggagtcaagaggacgtccgctttcgccgttctccttttgtgaagccactgcttcgagtcactaaactggcccgcaagtatttgaattttgtcactgttcccccagttcatgcagtgtaagattctatcgttttatgtaaataggagataccattctgcatttacctttgttagtaaaaaaaaaaaaagcttgtaaataaacctttgctgttgttgtgttttctttctatattcgtatccccagtttcaactgtttgggttgatatatatatattttttttattattttatatcgaacctgaagcggacctctctcagaggccgtaacattgtgtcgaaccctttccaggatatttcgacaccgtaacattgtctctgagatcccaTAGTCCGTAAcacaggtattcaacccaattgaaggggaagacggtcaggtacttggaggtcgtcatccagcaactgatcaccacaacgacagtaaccaacagcctgagattggagctacagaagcaaaccaaaggaagaaatggacgtagaagaaaataacgaaatatggagatgctacatcagaagcaacccgacggagagaggatataggaggttggtcaacatctggaatgagaggaataacaccccccaaacagaacagagcagaggctggcagaccaagtaaggaacataaagaaaaagaactggctctccccaacagaaagagaagaactggaaagggaaatgtcacacgacaacgaattacacgaagacgaactgtgagacgatgccacagaagacgacaggattgatgaggtatcaaacaacgacacacgaagaaacaccgacgaagtaacagagaggacgaaatgggtagaaaagattagacaatggatggagccagatagagagaacaaagatcccctccatgaaagcctacaacgccaagaaattaagggagaaaacaagtgacgtcaatgaaataatgggcataatacacaccaccagtatcacagaaacaaataacttggcatatgcaggagcaagattagtagcagagctgatggggatacgaacaccaacaccaccagcacaaccaacccaacagaaaccaaaacagcaacctccttggaaaaggcgcctggaaaagcaaatcatggtgatgagatctgacttgagtaaactgaaagagatggcagaaaaaaggccaagaagcaagaaaacaagggaggaactaaaCGACAAAtataaagtacaagagaggggactaaacaacacaatagaagatgtaaaacagaggcttaaggccaaagcacatcagatccaacggtacatgaacaggaataagggataccaacagaacaaactattcggaactaaccagaaaagactatacagccaactaagaggggaaggcaaccaccaagaaattcctgaagccgaaccaagtaagagactgtgggaaaacatatggagcaatccggtatcacacaacaaacatgcaacatggctccaggaagtcaaggaagaagaaacagggagaataaaacaaagattcacagagatcacgacagacacagtcagacaccaactaaagaaaatgccaaaatggaaagccccaggtcccgatgaagtccatggatactggctcaaaaacttcaaggccctacacccacgaatagcagaacaactccagcattgtatctcgaatcaccatgcacccaaatggatgaccacaggaagaacatccttagtacaaaaagacaagagtaagggaaatatagccagtaactacaggcctatcacctgcctaccaatagaTAGTGGAAGCTACTaagaggtatcatcagtgaaaggctatacaactacctgaggagacaaacaccatcccccaccaacagaaaggctacagaaggaagtgtaggggcacaaaagaccggctcctgatagacaaaatggtaatgaagaacagtaggagaaggaaaaccaacctagcatggcatggatagactataagaaagccttcgacatgataccacacacatggctaatagaatgcctgaaaatatatggggcagaggaaaacaccatcagcttcctcaaaaatacaatgcgcaactggaatacaatacttacaagctctggaataagactagcagaggttaatatcaggagagggatttccagggagactcactggccgtccccactactcttcgtagtagccatgattcccatgacaaaagtactacagaagatggatgccgggtaccaactcaagaaaaagagcaacagaattaaccatctgatgttcaaggacgacatcaagctgtatggtaagagcatcaaggaaatagataccctaatccagactgtaaggattgtatctggggacatcaggatggagtttggaatagaaaaatgcgcttagtCAACGTACAAAAGGGACAAAGTAACAagaaactgaaggataaagctaccagttgggagcaacatcaaacccaCCTAGATGAGactagatacaaatacctgggaataatggaaggaggggatataaaacaccaagagatgaaggacacgatcaggaaagaatatatgcagagactcaaggcgatactcaagtcaaaactcaacgccgaaaatatgataaaagtcataaacacatgggca contains:
- the LOC135205176 gene encoding uncharacterized protein LOC135205176, which encodes MRLLHLLSPLSTPPPPPPKPPPTSRDDRKKGKGERKAPQTTSRDKENKRTHNASSLTKPPSYSHPPSTPFLSLPPPMPPHTPPPPPFLLILQTPPPSPLPHPRTPIILGFLCVSLRSDSSKDAPTLLGKTEPVLHRSPQVSKDLHRSPKVSTDSSRMFFKKKKKKKKKKKKKKGQRRSCLA